One window from the genome of Leptospira ryugenii encodes:
- a CDS encoding chloride channel protein, whose translation MLIAKQKIRSYLSIQGPRSIYVYSLLIGVLSGIGAYGFNLMLSLAEGFSFHRLVGYETGLPKGDVHFSFSFPLTSFNYLWVFFLPVLGGLISGWIIYRFCPEAAGGGTDALIRAFHFNEGKIPKQLPFFKAVATMITLGSGGSGGKEGPTAHIGAGFGSLLGELLGVGARARRTLLLAGTAGGLGAIFRAPLGGAITAVEMVYKEDIESDSLVPCILSSVSAYLTFTSLAGSGSVFSVEDYTLRDYRHIPFYVCLGLFSFAFGFIFVRFYHWIRERFQNWNIPNYLKPAVGGVFVGSIALIFPEILGSGFGFLQKFITGEEIKSYHFGLSGPVFFLLIALMKILSTSFTVASGGSAGLLGPSFFIGGMLGGFVSSLAQILFPELGILIFPFILVGMGSFFAGVARAPIAGMIMVCDMIGSYNLLPPLMIVSVIAAILSNKMSIYKHQVQNRFFSPSHHWDMNQDIMDRITIDKHFSEFRKFAMIQASTPLTELHTKAPGIQASDFIVVEGEKETYLGIVSLRKARIQPEDEAYLVHLITCSEICEEVPALKAKDTLGKGLRLMLQYDVDKLAMVDEDNRCLGYLRYLDFFNAYQEEIRLYSRKSSEN comes from the coding sequence ATGCTCATTGCAAAGCAGAAAATTCGAAGCTATTTGAGCATACAAGGTCCTAGGTCTATTTATGTCTATTCTCTCCTCATAGGTGTTTTGTCTGGCATAGGAGCCTATGGCTTTAACTTGATGTTGTCTTTAGCAGAAGGGTTTAGTTTCCATCGTTTGGTAGGATACGAAACAGGCCTTCCCAAGGGAGATGTGCATTTCTCCTTTTCATTCCCTCTAACAAGTTTCAATTACCTTTGGGTTTTCTTTCTACCAGTTCTCGGCGGACTCATTTCGGGATGGATCATCTATCGTTTTTGCCCAGAGGCGGCGGGCGGAGGCACCGATGCACTGATCCGAGCTTTTCACTTTAACGAGGGTAAGATTCCTAAACAGTTACCTTTTTTCAAAGCCGTTGCCACAATGATCACTCTCGGGAGTGGTGGTTCTGGGGGTAAAGAGGGTCCAACTGCGCACATTGGTGCTGGGTTTGGTTCCTTGTTAGGTGAACTATTGGGTGTCGGTGCAAGAGCTAGAAGGACACTATTACTGGCTGGTACCGCCGGGGGATTGGGGGCCATCTTCCGAGCCCCTTTGGGTGGTGCAATCACCGCCGTGGAAATGGTATACAAAGAAGACATTGAAAGTGATTCCTTGGTCCCTTGCATCCTCTCTTCCGTTTCTGCTTATCTCACCTTTACAAGTTTAGCTGGATCAGGTTCCGTTTTCTCTGTTGAGGATTATACACTCAGAGACTATCGTCATATCCCATTCTATGTTTGTTTGGGGCTCTTTTCCTTTGCATTTGGATTTATCTTTGTTCGATTCTACCATTGGATCCGCGAGAGATTCCAGAATTGGAATATCCCAAACTACCTAAAGCCGGCCGTGGGTGGAGTGTTTGTTGGTAGCATCGCTCTGATCTTTCCAGAAATACTTGGATCAGGATTTGGGTTTTTACAAAAGTTCATCACTGGTGAAGAAATCAAATCCTACCACTTTGGCCTTTCTGGGCCAGTTTTTTTCCTTTTGATTGCCTTGATGAAAATACTATCTACCTCATTCACTGTGGCTTCGGGTGGCTCAGCGGGTTTATTAGGACCTTCCTTCTTTATAGGTGGTATGTTAGGTGGGTTTGTTTCTTCTTTAGCACAAATACTATTTCCAGAATTAGGCATTCTCATTTTCCCATTTATTTTGGTGGGTATGGGCTCCTTTTTTGCCGGAGTAGCAAGAGCTCCCATTGCAGGTATGATTATGGTCTGTGATATGATAGGAAGTTATAATCTTCTTCCGCCACTTATGATTGTATCAGTGATAGCAGCAATCCTTTCCAACAAAATGTCTATATACAAACACCAGGTGCAAAACCGTTTTTTTTCACCCTCTCACCACTGGGATATGAACCAAGATATCATGGATCGCATTACGATTGATAAACATTTTTCTGAGTTTAGAAAGTTTGCGATGATTCAGGCATCGACACCATTGACGGAACTTCACACAAAAGCACCAGGTATCCAAGCGAGTGATTTTATAGTCGTCGAGGGAGAGAAGGAAACATACCTTGGCATCGTTTCTTTAAGAAAGGCCCGCATCCAGCCCGAGGACGAGGCTTATTTGGTGCATCTCATAACCTGTAGTGAAATCTGTGAAGAAGTACCTGCACTTAAGGCAAAGGATACCTTGGGCAAAGGGCTCAGGTTGATGCTACAGTATGATGTGGATAAATTGGCTATGGTTGACGAAGATAACCGTTGTTTGGGTTACCTTCGTTATTTAGACTTTTTTAATGCTTACCAAGAAGAGATACGACTGTATTCGAGGAAGTCCTCCGAAAACTAA
- a CDS encoding LIC10920 family plasminogen-binding lipoprotein has product MSPRLVLLFSIILLIFACRYKNQNKADLTILGTLNNDPALYFLGEIDSSVTTSCGTASPATTTATTQTGQTTPTQTTSSTTTNTRFSVFSQLVMKTKETLNIRFIYDVTQTQGRIDPQQGFILSGGLFGNTVSGTQGTVKWFNQGVNVDQSISGQQTLSFFNIEVNLLGTYTPGASSTNLNSCNTLDGVNCTSGQSATQCFTSDNRTCLVQSSSGTASVNIQGKLNCNAPNIVPQ; this is encoded by the coding sequence ATGTCTCCACGGCTGGTATTGCTCTTCAGTATTATTCTGCTTATCTTTGCATGTCGCTATAAAAACCAAAATAAGGCCGATTTAACTATATTGGGTACACTTAACAATGACCCAGCTTTATACTTCTTAGGAGAGATTGATAGCTCTGTGACGACAAGTTGCGGGACAGCGAGCCCTGCAACCACCACTGCTACAACGCAGACAGGTCAGACGACACCTACCCAGACTACTAGCTCAACTACAACAAACACTCGTTTTTCGGTCTTTTCACAATTGGTCATGAAGACCAAAGAAACTCTGAACATTCGGTTTATTTACGATGTAACTCAGACTCAAGGTAGGATCGACCCTCAGCAAGGTTTTATTCTTTCTGGTGGACTCTTTGGTAACACAGTGAGTGGTACGCAAGGTACGGTAAAGTGGTTTAACCAAGGAGTGAATGTCGACCAAAGCATTTCAGGCCAACAGACTCTTTCCTTTTTTAACATAGAAGTCAATCTACTGGGAACTTACACCCCTGGCGCCTCATCGACAAACTTAAACTCCTGTAACACTTTAGATGGAGTCAATTGTACCTCTGGTCAGTCGGCTACACAATGCTTTACCTCGGACAATAGGACATGTTTAGTTCAATCCAGCTCGGGTACTGCAAGTGTTAATATCCAGGGAAAGTTAAACTGTAATGCTCCCAACATTGTCCCTCAGTGA
- a CDS encoding transketolase, with protein sequence MSIVEVAKEFAKNIRIQVIKMVTAANSGHPGGPLGLADIYAALYTKILKHDPKNPEWEERDRLILSNGHVCAVRYAAMGLSGYFPVEDLLTFRNINSYLQGHPSTRYMKGIESSSGSLGQGLSVSVGLALGAKLKKQNHKVYVCISDGECGEGMTWEAAQSAVHYKMDNLIAFMDRNFIQIDGNTEEVMRLEPLGEKFKTFGWNVLYADGHNMEEIFSAFEAASVQNGAPTLIVFKTILGKGVSYMENNAKWHGTPPNKEQEAQALAELS encoded by the coding sequence ATGAGTATCGTTGAAGTCGCAAAAGAATTCGCAAAAAATATCCGCATACAGGTCATAAAGATGGTGACCGCAGCAAACTCGGGCCACCCAGGCGGTCCCCTTGGACTTGCAGATATTTATGCCGCACTCTATACCAAAATTTTAAAACATGACCCTAAAAATCCTGAATGGGAAGAGAGAGACCGTTTGATCCTTTCCAATGGACACGTTTGTGCAGTTAGGTATGCAGCCATGGGTTTATCTGGTTATTTTCCAGTGGAGGATTTACTTACCTTTAGAAATATCAACTCTTACTTACAAGGGCATCCCTCTACTCGCTATATGAAAGGCATCGAATCTAGTTCTGGCTCCTTGGGGCAAGGCCTCTCCGTATCCGTAGGATTGGCGTTAGGTGCAAAACTTAAAAAGCAAAACCATAAAGTTTATGTCTGTATCTCTGACGGAGAGTGTGGAGAAGGTATGACTTGGGAAGCTGCTCAATCTGCTGTGCACTATAAAATGGACAATTTGATTGCTTTTATGGATCGAAATTTCATTCAAATCGATGGCAATACAGAAGAGGTGATGAGATTAGAGCCTTTAGGAGAAAAGTTCAAAACCTTTGGTTGGAATGTTCTGTATGCAGACGGACATAATATGGAAGAAATCTTTTCCGCTTTTGAAGCAGCAAGTGTACAAAATGGTGCTCCTACTCTGATCGTATTTAAGACAATTCTTGGTAAAGGTGTGTCTTATATGGAAAATAATGCAAAATGGCATGGCACACCACCAAACAAAGAACAGGAAGCGCAAGCCCTAGCAGAATTATCATAA
- a CDS encoding transglutaminase-like domain-containing protein, whose protein sequence is MASGQQPHFSSEDITRLLFEWEVAPPEKKRFLLKMIASRIPWQMSIEEATEEVKDPVLRVMARAVFEDIFKYRIRHSFFKLTLRGNASHYKDLEESVVQLSSLAYPTQKYSEIAKELDRIALRVSELFDEHEGHLSDELKVQLLVQVMFQEEGFVGNIQNYNDPSNSYLYHVIKSKLGIPISLSVVYLLVAQRLGLPLYGTNLPLHFLLQYESDSYFTYIDPFHGGVLLDRFTCEKFLEANGYPLSSKYFTKASTLSIIKRMCRNLIHMYREKSSKEMEQQISEQLSILESRTHVE, encoded by the coding sequence ATGGCATCTGGGCAACAACCTCATTTTTCATCTGAAGACATAACAAGATTATTGTTTGAGTGGGAAGTTGCCCCACCTGAAAAAAAACGTTTCCTCTTAAAAATGATAGCTTCGCGAATTCCATGGCAAATGTCCATAGAAGAAGCAACCGAAGAAGTGAAAGATCCTGTCCTTAGAGTAATGGCTAGAGCTGTATTTGAAGATATTTTTAAATATAGAATTCGACATAGCTTCTTTAAGTTAACACTTCGTGGCAATGCGAGTCATTACAAAGATTTAGAGGAGTCTGTTGTTCAGTTATCTAGTCTTGCATACCCAACACAAAAGTATTCTGAAATTGCAAAAGAGTTAGACCGCATTGCTTTGCGGGTGTCTGAGTTGTTTGATGAGCACGAAGGTCACCTTTCCGATGAGCTCAAAGTTCAATTGTTGGTACAGGTGATGTTCCAAGAAGAAGGTTTTGTTGGAAATATCCAAAATTACAATGACCCCTCCAACTCCTATTTGTATCACGTCATCAAAAGTAAGTTGGGGATTCCCATTTCTCTGTCGGTAGTCTATCTTCTGGTCGCTCAACGTTTGGGACTTCCCCTCTATGGAACCAATCTACCTCTGCACTTCCTCTTACAATATGAATCAGATTCCTATTTTACCTACATTGACCCCTTCCATGGTGGTGTTCTGTTAGATCGATTTACCTGCGAAAAGTTCTTAGAAGCAAATGGTTACCCGCTTTCTTCAAAGTATTTTACCAAAGCGAGCACACTTTCTATTATTAAGAGAATGTGCCGAAATTTAATCCATATGTATCGAGAAAAGTCATCCAAGGAAATGGAGCAACAGATTAGTGAACAATTATCGATTTTAGAAAGTCGAACTCATGTAGAGTAG
- a CDS encoding DUF6580 family putative transport protein — MSESSLLKFYHYMFSRRLFTVLFMVLVAAASRLLPHPPNFTPILAVSLFAGAYIVPRKWAFLVPVVAMFLSDLVIGLHELLPLVYLCMMLSVFLGSHLGQKPKLTSTFGLSVLSSVFFFFVTNLAVWLTSGMYSLDWIGFISCFTLALPFFQNSIVGDLFFTGVLFGSMYVIEKTWLGQSEAVYVRANKG, encoded by the coding sequence TTGTCTGAATCTTCTTTGTTAAAATTCTATCACTATATGTTCTCAAGAAGACTATTCACTGTTCTTTTTATGGTCCTAGTGGCAGCGGCAAGTCGCCTTCTCCCCCATCCACCGAATTTTACACCCATTCTCGCGGTCTCGCTTTTTGCTGGCGCCTACATTGTGCCTAGGAAGTGGGCGTTTCTCGTGCCTGTAGTAGCGATGTTCCTCTCCGATCTCGTCATCGGTCTCCATGAGTTGCTACCTTTAGTGTATCTCTGTATGATGCTCTCTGTATTTTTAGGAAGCCACTTGGGCCAAAAGCCAAAGTTAACTTCCACTTTTGGTTTAAGCGTTCTTTCCTCTGTTTTCTTTTTCTTTGTGACAAACTTAGCGGTTTGGCTTACATCGGGGATGTATAGCTTAGATTGGATAGGATTTATTTCTTGTTTTACCTTAGCCTTGCCTTTCTTCCAAAATAGCATCGTCGGAGATCTATTCTTCACGGGAGTACTTTTTGGTTCTATGTATGTCATTGAAAAGACGTGGTTAGGACAAAGCGAAGCTGTTTATGTCCGAGCAAACAAAGGTTAG
- a CDS encoding ATP-binding protein → MLPTLSLSDILLLAVLALLFSLIPLFFFFLYRFRNRPSQNRESPRNDEENELSFLKSEIARQEKQIQQLNLAYDDALLYIQDLKTNLIFNQKMSQIGKLFAGIAHELNNPISAIKASTDTVIETITHEIQNIAKAKEILVSIEESEIEQLIETVLKNKNFSAVSSYTERREQKKKLKTILESHNLDPSEEDLEKILDTGLIEPNDGDLSLLYHKNTALKNYILSVRNLNQHLSIIQIATDRAASILLALKKFSKSSRREISEVKFKLCENIETVLTIYQYQMRGKVSLTKTITCDALLLGFPEELYQVWTNLILNALQAMKFNGNIMIYTKVLNENWVEVRIRDNGPGIPIDLQKKIFDADFTTKNLGEGSGLGLQISKSIIEKHRGTISVISDPGKTEFIIQLPVLEFC, encoded by the coding sequence ATGCTCCCAACATTGTCCCTCAGTGATATCCTTTTACTTGCTGTTCTTGCCCTTCTATTCTCTTTAATCCCTCTCTTTTTTTTCTTTTTGTATAGGTTTCGAAATCGTCCGAGCCAAAACAGAGAAAGTCCAAGGAACGATGAAGAGAATGAACTTTCTTTTTTAAAGTCGGAAATCGCTAGGCAAGAAAAACAAATCCAACAATTGAACCTTGCCTATGACGATGCACTCTTGTATATCCAAGATTTAAAAACCAATCTAATCTTTAATCAGAAAATGAGCCAGATCGGTAAACTCTTTGCGGGCATTGCTCATGAACTGAATAATCCCATCAGTGCCATCAAAGCATCAACAGATACGGTGATAGAGACCATCACACATGAAATCCAAAACATTGCGAAGGCGAAGGAAATTCTTGTCTCGATTGAAGAAAGTGAAATAGAACAACTCATAGAGACAGTTCTAAAAAATAAAAATTTCTCAGCTGTTTCGAGTTATACAGAAAGAAGAGAACAGAAAAAAAAATTAAAAACTATTCTAGAATCACATAATCTAGATCCATCCGAAGAAGACTTAGAAAAAATTTTGGATACAGGTCTCATTGAACCAAATGATGGTGATTTATCACTCCTTTATCATAAGAATACTGCATTGAAAAATTATATTTTGTCTGTGCGCAATTTAAACCAACATCTTTCTATCATTCAAATTGCAACTGATAGAGCCGCGAGTATTTTGCTCGCTTTAAAAAAATTCTCAAAATCGAGCAGGAGAGAAATCTCGGAAGTTAAGTTTAAATTATGTGAGAATATCGAAACTGTTTTAACAATCTATCAATACCAGATGAGGGGAAAAGTTTCTTTGACCAAAACTATCACCTGTGATGCGCTTCTGCTTGGTTTTCCCGAAGAGCTCTACCAAGTTTGGACAAATCTAATCTTAAATGCATTGCAAGCTATGAAATTTAACGGCAACATCATGATCTACACCAAAGTGCTAAACGAGAATTGGGTAGAAGTAAGGATTCGTGACAATGGCCCAGGGATTCCAATAGATCTTCAAAAAAAGATTTTCGATGCTGATTTTACAACAAAGAACCTAGGCGAAGGCAGCGGTCTTGGATTGCAAATTTCCAAATCAATTATAGAAAAACATAGAGGAACTATTTCTGTAATATCAGATCCAGGAAAGACCGAGTTTATCATCCAATTGCCGGTATTGGAATTTTGTTAG
- the mazG gene encoding nucleoside triphosphate pyrophosphohydrolase, with protein MKVPSHGDPLQNLLQLTKDLRSPEGCPWDREQNHLTIIPHLLEESYEVIEAIETRDDENLKEELGDLLFHILFHAELAAERNAFQFKDVVQTVFDKLVRRHPHVYQEKKGIDSDAVVKQWDAIKEMEKAKQNKKEESILDGIPKSFPAILRSEKIQKKVSKVGFDWDHPLDIFDKLKEEIQELQDAIGPSPKMDGNKIAYQEDIEDELGDILFVLVNLAGKLSIQPEVCLRKANQKFETRFRTLEQILRERNETFQDKPLSELDLIWEEAKQRIKAQKDSASSGSPESSKK; from the coding sequence ATGAAAGTCCCAAGCCACGGCGATCCTCTCCAAAATTTGCTCCAATTGACAAAAGACCTTCGGAGTCCTGAGGGATGTCCCTGGGATCGGGAGCAGAACCATCTGACCATCATCCCGCACTTATTAGAAGAATCTTATGAAGTGATTGAAGCTATTGAAACAAGGGACGATGAAAACTTAAAAGAAGAGTTGGGAGATCTTCTCTTTCATATTCTCTTCCATGCAGAGTTGGCAGCGGAGAGAAATGCCTTCCAGTTCAAGGATGTGGTGCAAACTGTTTTTGATAAGTTGGTGCGAAGGCATCCCCATGTGTACCAGGAAAAAAAAGGAATCGATAGCGATGCAGTTGTAAAACAGTGGGATGCGATCAAAGAGATGGAGAAAGCCAAACAAAACAAAAAAGAGGAATCCATCTTAGATGGTATCCCGAAATCCTTTCCTGCTATTTTGCGTTCCGAAAAGATCCAGAAAAAGGTTTCCAAAGTGGGCTTTGATTGGGACCATCCTTTGGATATTTTTGATAAACTAAAAGAAGAAATCCAGGAGCTCCAAGATGCCATTGGTCCTTCGCCAAAGATGGACGGAAATAAGATTGCCTATCAGGAAGATATAGAAGATGAGTTAGGTGATATACTTTTTGTTTTAGTGAACCTTGCAGGAAAACTTTCAATACAACCGGAAGTATGTTTACGAAAAGCAAACCAAAAGTTTGAGACAAGATTTCGAACCCTTGAACAAATCCTTCGTGAAAGAAATGAAACATTCCAAGATAAACCGTTATCGGAATTAGATCTGATTTGGGAGGAAGCGAAGCAAAGGATTAAAGCCCAGAAAGATTCCGCTTCATCTGGATCTCCTGAATCTTCCAAGAAGTAG
- a CDS encoding polyprenyl synthetase family protein → MSAKLVLPKLIKIFDSQLDKIISEDLKVLKEIKSYVIASGGKRIRPLTHYLVTKLLAYQGDQWKDVGAVAELIHAASLLHDDVVDNASQRRGKQTVGARFGNKTAILAGDYLLACGINRLNALGNPKIMSLFSQVLKDLSVSELLQMEWEKKPAITLKIYDSIIYGKTASLFGACTASAAILCGLNEKETKSLSEFGIRLGKLFQKKDDCLDYFYASSESGKDKFKDFHNGLFTYPILILKRDIPNKFKKSVDSLVAKPEKTSNDERQILQMLSDYQIEQKLTNEFKSETEYFYTFISQFPDSAEKTLFQSQIEKLT, encoded by the coding sequence ATGTCAGCGAAACTTGTTCTCCCCAAACTCATAAAGATTTTTGATTCGCAACTTGATAAGATAATCTCTGAGGACCTAAAGGTTCTTAAGGAGATCAAATCTTATGTAATTGCTTCTGGTGGCAAAAGGATTCGCCCACTCACACACTATTTGGTCACAAAACTTTTAGCCTACCAAGGTGATCAGTGGAAGGATGTAGGTGCCGTTGCTGAACTTATCCATGCAGCTTCCCTCTTGCATGATGATGTTGTGGACAATGCCTCTCAAAGAAGAGGTAAACAGACAGTCGGTGCAAGATTTGGAAACAAGACAGCGATTTTAGCGGGTGACTATCTTCTCGCATGTGGAATCAATCGACTCAATGCGCTTGGTAACCCAAAGATCATGTCTCTCTTCTCCCAAGTTCTTAAAGATTTAAGTGTGAGCGAACTTTTGCAGATGGAATGGGAAAAGAAACCGGCCATCACTTTAAAGATCTATGATTCCATTATTTACGGCAAAACAGCTTCGTTGTTTGGAGCCTGCACTGCGAGCGCTGCTATTCTTTGCGGATTAAATGAGAAGGAAACAAAGTCACTATCAGAATTCGGAATTCGTTTGGGCAAACTTTTCCAAAAGAAAGATGATTGTTTGGATTATTTTTATGCCAGCTCAGAAAGTGGAAAAGATAAATTTAAAGATTTCCATAATGGTTTGTTCACATATCCTATTTTGATCTTAAAGAGAGATATTCCCAATAAATTTAAAAAGTCGGTAGACTCACTTGTCGCAAAGCCTGAAAAAACATCGAACGATGAAAGGCAAATATTACAAATGTTAAGCGACTATCAAATCGAACAAAAATTAACAAATGAGTTTAAATCCGAAACCGAATATTTTTATACCTTTATTTCGCAATTTCCAGACTCAGCCGAAAAGACACTCTTTCAATCTCAAATAGAAAAACTCACTTAG
- a CDS encoding DUF420 domain-containing protein — MALFFIHTLMTLSILCFYFGYWFRKTRNDIHRKVNVLGVFLNLSAAVFLLAIKYLLGGLEEWGIYPSVPRLYIDIHRFFALLGLVLMLVMLVTGLKRKKQIHKKLHFIFLPLYTIVYISGLFLFQSSP, encoded by the coding sequence GTGGCACTTTTTTTCATCCATACCCTGATGACTTTATCCATTCTTTGTTTCTACTTTGGTTATTGGTTTAGAAAAACGAGAAATGACATCCATAGAAAAGTGAATGTCTTGGGCGTTTTTTTGAATCTATCTGCCGCTGTCTTTCTTTTGGCCATCAAGTATCTGTTAGGTGGCTTGGAGGAGTGGGGGATTTATCCTTCTGTTCCTAGACTCTATATCGATATCCATCGTTTTTTTGCACTCCTAGGTTTGGTTTTGATGTTGGTTATGCTTGTTACTGGACTCAAAAGGAAAAAACAGATTCATAAGAAATTGCATTTTATTTTTTTACCCTTGTATACAATTGTGTATATCTCAGGGCTGTTTTTATTCCAATCTTCCCCTTAA